A region of the Microcystis aeruginosa FD4 genome:
CTCCACTAACTACGAAGACGGGGAACCGCGTTTTTATCAAGTCTTGGATTTAGCGAAAAAATACGGCGCGGGGGTAGTAATTGGAACCATTGATGAAGAAGGAATGGGCCGCACTGCCGAGAAAAAATTCCAGATAGCTAAACGGGCCTATTATGCGGCGATAGAATACGGAATTGCTCCCTACGAAATCTTTTTTGATCCTCTAGCTTTACCGATTTCTACTGGTATCGAAGAAGACCGAGAAAATGGCAAGGCTACTATCGAAGCAATGGGCCGAATTCGCCAAGAATTGCCCGAATGTCACATTCTTTTAGGTGTGTCTAATATCTCTTTTGGCTTGAATCCGGCAGCGCGTCAGGTATTAAATTCTGTCTTCCTCCACGAAGCGATGCAGGTGGGGATGGATGGGGCAATCGTCAGCGCCAATAAGATTCTTCCTCTGGCAAAAATTGAACCAGAATATCAGCAAGTTTGTCGGGATTTAATCTATGATAATCGTCGTTTTGATGGCGATATCTGTGTTTATGATCCCCTGACCAAATTAACCGAATTATTTGCGGGTAAAACCACTAAAAAAGACCCCTCTAGTAATGCTAATTTACCCGTGGAGGAACGCTTAAAACAGCATATTATTGATGGGGAAAGATTGGGACTGGAAGAAGCTTTAAAGCAAGCTTTACAGGACTATCCACCCCTAGATATTATTAATATTTTTCTCCTGGATGGGATGAAGGTAGTGGGGGAGTTATTTGGTTCGGGACAAATGCAGTTACCTTTTGTTCTCCAATCAGCCCAAACTATGAAAGCGGCCGTGGCTTTTTTAGAACCCTTTATGGAGAAGAAAGAGGGGGATAATAATGCCAAAGGAACTTTTATTATCGCAACAGTTAAAGGGGATGTTCACGATATCGGTAAAAATTTAGTTGATATTATCTTGACCAATAACGGCTATAAGGTGATTAATTTGGGCATTAAACAACCCGTAGAAAATATCATCGAAGCCTACAAAGAACATCAAGCCGATTGTATCGCCATGAGCGGTTTATTGGTGAAATCGACGGCTTTTATGAAGGAAAATCTAGAGGTTTTTAATGAAAAAGGAATCACCGTTCCCGTTATCCTTGGTGGGGCAGCTTTAACTCCCAAATTTGTCCATGATGACTGTCAAAAAACCTACAAGGGACAGGTTATCTATGGTAAAGATGCCTTCTCTGACCTGCATTTTATGGATAAATTAATGCCCGCTAAAGCTGAGGGTCAATGGGATGATGGCAAAGGCTTTTTAGCGGAGTTTGCCGAGGCAGAAAAAACTACGGTTGTCGCAGAAGAATTAAAGGTTAATCCCGATACTATTTTTACCGATGGCACTGTGAACCAAGAATTAGTTATTGATACCCGTCGTTCGGAAGCGGTGGCAGTTGATATTCCCCGACCAACACCGCCCTTCTGGGGTACTAAAATATTAACAGCAGCAGAAATTCCCATCGAGGAGGTTTTCTGGTATTTAGACCTACAAGCTTTATTTGTCGGTCAATGGCAATTCCGCAAACCACAAAGCCAATCGAAGCAAGAATACGACCAGTTTTTACAGGAAAAAGTTCATCCAATTCTAGCAGCATGGAAAGAGAAAATTGTCAAGGAAAATTTACTAAACCCCACATTAATTTATGGTTATTTTCCCTGTCAGTCGTCCGGTAATTCCCTCTTAATTTACGATCCCGAATCGATACAAGCGGGCGAAAAACCCGAAAATCTGCAACCGATCGCCATTTTTGAGTTTCCTCGCCAGAAATCTGGTCGTCGTCTCTGTATTGCTGACTTTTTCGCCCCGCAGGAATCCGGTATCATCGACGTTTTCCCGATGCAAGCGGTGACAGTGGGGGAAATCGCCACGGAATACGCTAAATCTCTCTTTGATGCCAACGAATATACCGAATACCTCTATTATCACGGCATGGCCGTCCAAACCGCCGAAGCTATGGCTGAATGGACCCACACCCGCATCCGTCGCGAGTTAGGTTTCGCCGAGTTCGATCCTGATAATATCCGCGATATACTACAACAGCGTTACCGGGGTTCTCGCTATAGTTTCGGCTATCCCGCTTGTCCCAATATTCAGGATCAATACAAGCAATTAGATCTGTTAGGATGCGATCGCATTGGGATGTCTATGGACGAAAGCGAACAATTGTACCCAGAACAATCCACCACCGCCATTATCACCTATCACCCCACCGCTAAATACTTTAGTACCTAATCAGTGACCAGTGATCAGTGATCAGTGATCAGTTATCAGTGATCAGTGATTCAGTTATCAGGTGTGAGTTTTTATCGGTAAAACCCCACACCCCACACCCTACACCCTACACCCCACACCCCACACCCCACACCCCACACCCCACACCCTACACCCCACACCCTACACCCCACACCCTACACCCCACACCCCACACCCCACACCCCACACCCTACACCCCACACCCTACCCCCACCGAAAAACTTTTTCAGCAAACCCTAATTAGGGCAGCCATTCCAGTAAAATTCCCAGGGAGCTATCTTTACGAGCGCGGGAATTTTGGGCTTGAATATCGGCAGCTAAACGTAAATTAGAGGTAATCGCATAACCAACCGAAAGAGTAGTCAATCCCACCTCGTTAGCACCCCCTGGGGAGATAAAACTCTGACTGACGGTGATATCTGCCGCCCCCGTGCGAGAAAGGGCTAATTTGAGCTTTAATCCTAAGTTA
Encoded here:
- the metH gene encoding methionine synthase: MNSPFLDYLNGPKHPVLVFDGAMGTSLQSQNLTAEDFGGAEYEGCNEYLVHTKPSAVAKVHEAFLAVGADVIETDTFGGTSIVLAEYDLADQAYYLNKSAAELAKACANKYSTPEKPRFVAGSMGPGTKLPTLGHIDFDTLKNAYVEQVEGLYDGGADLLLVETCQDVLQIKAALNAIEEVFQKKGQRLPLMVSVTMETMGTMLVGTEINAVVSILQPYKIDILGLNCATGPDLMKPHIKYLSENSPFIVSCIPNAGLPENVGGQAHYRLTPLELKMALMHFIEDLGVQIIGGCCGTRPDHIQALAELSQGLTPKSRHYHYEPSAASIYSTQPYIQDNSFLIVGEKLNASGSKKCRELLNAEDWDSLVSMAKAQVKEGAHILDVNVDYVGRDGVRDMHQLASRLVNNVTLPLMLDSTEWEKMEAGLKVAGGKCILNSTNYEDGEPRFYQVLDLAKKYGAGVVIGTIDEEGMGRTAEKKFQIAKRAYYAAIEYGIAPYEIFFDPLALPISTGIEEDRENGKATIEAMGRIRQELPECHILLGVSNISFGLNPAARQVLNSVFLHEAMQVGMDGAIVSANKILPLAKIEPEYQQVCRDLIYDNRRFDGDICVYDPLTKLTELFAGKTTKKDPSSNANLPVEERLKQHIIDGERLGLEEALKQALQDYPPLDIINIFLLDGMKVVGELFGSGQMQLPFVLQSAQTMKAAVAFLEPFMEKKEGDNNAKGTFIIATVKGDVHDIGKNLVDIILTNNGYKVINLGIKQPVENIIEAYKEHQADCIAMSGLLVKSTAFMKENLEVFNEKGITVPVILGGAALTPKFVHDDCQKTYKGQVIYGKDAFSDLHFMDKLMPAKAEGQWDDGKGFLAEFAEAEKTTVVAEELKVNPDTIFTDGTVNQELVIDTRRSEAVAVDIPRPTPPFWGTKILTAAEIPIEEVFWYLDLQALFVGQWQFRKPQSQSKQEYDQFLQEKVHPILAAWKEKIVKENLLNPTLIYGYFPCQSSGNSLLIYDPESIQAGEKPENLQPIAIFEFPRQKSGRRLCIADFFAPQESGIIDVFPMQAVTVGEIATEYAKSLFDANEYTEYLYYHGMAVQTAEAMAEWTHTRIRRELGFAEFDPDNIRDILQQRYRGSRYSFGYPACPNIQDQYKQLDLLGCDRIGMSMDESEQLYPEQSTTAIITYHPTAKYFST